The following proteins are co-located in the Phaenicophaeus curvirostris isolate KB17595 chromosome 12, BPBGC_Pcur_1.0, whole genome shotgun sequence genome:
- the FEM1B gene encoding protein fem-1 homolog B has product MEGLAGYVYKAASEGRVLTLAALLLNRSESDIKYLLGYVSQHGGQRSTPLIIAARNGHAKVVRLLLEHYRVQPQQTGTVRFDGFVIDGATALWCAAGAGHFEVVKLLVSHGANVNHTTVTNSTPLRAACFDGRLDIVKYLVENNANISIANKYDNTCLMIAAYKGHTDVVRYLLEQHADPNARAHCGATALHFAAEAGHLEIVRELVKWKAAMMVNGHGMTPLKVAAESCKADVVELLLAHADCDRRSRIEALELLGASFANDRENYDIMKTYHYLYLAMLERYRDSENIIEKEVLPQIEAYGNRTECRTPQELESIRQDRDALHMEGLIVRERILGSDNIDVSHPIIYRGAVYADNMEFEQCIKLWLHALHLRQRGNRNTHKDLLRFAQVFSQMIHLNEPVKAKDIESVLRCSVLEIEQGMSRIKTTQDSDIHTAMDNYECNIFTFLYLVCISTKTQCSEDDQSRINKQIYNLIHLDPRTRDGSSLLHHAVNSSTPVDDFHTNDVCSFPNALVTKLLLDCGADVNAVDNEGNSPLHIIVQYHRPISDFLTLHSIIISLVEAGAHTDMTNKQKKTPLDKSTTGVSEILLKTQMKLSLKCLAARAVRIYNISYQNQIPRTLEEFVKFH; this is encoded by the exons ACATCAAGTACCTGCTGGGCTACGTGAGCCAGCACGGCGGGCAGCGCTCCACCCCGCTCATCATCGCCGCCCGCAACGGCCACGCCAAGGTGGTTCGCCTGCTCCTCGAGCACTACCGCGTCCAGCCCCAGCAGACCGGCACCGTCCGCTTCGACGG CTTTGTCATTGATGGAGCCACAGCTCTCTGGTGCGCGGCAGGCGCCGGCCACTTCGAAGTAGTCAAACTGCTGGTGAGTCACGGCGCCAACGTGAATCACACCACGGTGACCAACTCGACTCCGCTGCGGGCTGCGTGTTTCGATGGCCGGCTGGACATCGTCAAGTACCTGGTCGAAAACAACGCCAACATCAGCATCGCCAACAAGTACGACAACACCTGCCTTATGATTGCAGCCTACAAAGGGCACACGGACGTGGTGAGGTACCTCCTGGAGCAGCATGCCGACCCCAACGCCAGAGCCCACTGCGGTGCCACCGCGCTGCACTTCGCAGCCGAAGCCGGCCACTTGGAAATAGTGAGGGAACTGGTCAAGTGGAAGGCGGCGATGATGGTGAACGGCCATGGGATGACTCCGCTGAAGGTTGCTGCTGAGAGCTGCAAGGCTGATGTTGTAGAGCTGCTCCTTGCTCACGCTGACTGTGATAGGAGGAGCCGGATTGAAGCTCTGGAACTTCTGGGTGCCTCGTTTGCAAATGACAGAGAAAACTATGATATAATGAAGACTTACCACTATTTATATTTAGCGATGCTGGAGAGGTACCGAGACAGTGAGAATATAATTGAAAAAGAAGTTCTTCCGCAAATTGAAGCTTATGGAAACAGGACTGAGTGCAGGACTCCTCAGGAATTAGAGTCTATTAGGCAGGACAGAGATGCCCTTCACATGGAAGGCCTCATTGTGCGAGAGAGAATTCTGGGATCAGACAATATTGATGTTTCTCACCCCATTATTTACCGGGGGGCTGTTTATGCAGATAACATGGAGTTTGAACAGTGTATTAAGCTATGGCTTCACGCGTTACACCTGAGGCAGAGGGGCAACAGGAACACTCATAAGGACCTCCTGAGGTTTGCTCAAGTCTTCTCTCAGATGATACACTTGAACGAGCCTGTTAAGGCCAAGGACATTGAGAGTGTCCTAAGGTGCAGCGTCTTGGAAATAGAACAAGGCATGTCCCGCATCAAAACCACCCAAGACTCTGACATTCACACCGCCATGGACAACTATGAATGCAACATCTTTACCTTTCTCTACTTAGTCTGCATCTCTACCAAGACCCAGTGCAGCGAGGATGATCAGTCCCGAATCAACAAACAGATTTACAATCTGATTCATCTTGATCCCAGGACGCGGGACGGCTCTAGTTTGCTGCATCATGCTGTCAATTCCAGTACACCGGTTGATGACTTCCACACGAATGACGTCTGCAGCTTTCCTAACGCGCTTGTCACAAAACTCTTGCTAGATTGCGGCGCTGACGTGAACGCTGTGGACAACGAAGGAAACAGTCCGCTCCACATCATTGTCCAATACCACAGGCCCATCAGTGACTTCTTGACATTGCATTCCATCATCATTAGCCTGGTGGAGGCTGGTGCTCACACAGACATGACaaataagcagaagaaaacccCTCTGGATAAGAGTACAACAGGGGTGTCTGAAATACTCCTTAAAACTCAAATGAAGCTGAGTCTCAAGTGCCTGGCTGCCCGAGCAGTACGGATCTATAACATCAGCTACCAAAACCAGATCCCCAGAACTCTGGAAGAGTTTGTGAAGTTTCACTAG